Proteins co-encoded in one Nonlabens agnitus genomic window:
- the dnaB gene encoding replicative DNA helicase gives MEKVQERVSIVTGNSPVISLEKGKIPPQAIDLEKVVLGALMIDGKGVDEVIDLLTPDAFYHKAHQSIFDAIDKLFKSGSPVDLLTVSAQLRRDEKLESVGGDHYLVQLSQLVSSTAHIEFHARIILQKFIQRSLIKISTEIINDSYEESTDVFDLLDKAESKLYEVAQGNIRKSTETAMDLVRQAKQRIEEIAKRDGLSGVPTGFNDLDKLTSGWQPSDLVIIAARPGMGKTAFTLSMARNIAVGSNIPVAFFSLEMSSVQLITRLISSETGLSSEKLRTGNLEPHEWEQLNVKVKDLEQAPIFIDDTPSLSIFDLRAKCRRLASQHGIKLIMVDYLQLMTAQTNAKGGNREQEISTISRNLKALAKELEVPVIALSQLSRAVETRGGSKRPLLSDLRESGAIEQDADIVSFIYRPEYYGLEEWDDDDQTPCKNQAEFIVAKHRNGATDSIRLKFLGQFGKFDNLEEQWAIPQEFGSKMNQANDDTFRPDTPNFPSPGDAFGGPQSDDDDGLAF, from the coding sequence ATGGAAAAAGTACAGGAAAGAGTATCGATCGTGACGGGAAACAGTCCCGTGATATCGTTAGAGAAAGGAAAAATACCACCGCAAGCTATTGATCTTGAGAAGGTTGTGTTAGGTGCGTTAATGATTGATGGTAAAGGTGTTGATGAGGTAATCGATCTACTAACTCCAGATGCTTTCTACCATAAAGCGCACCAATCCATATTTGACGCCATTGATAAATTGTTCAAAAGCGGTAGTCCAGTAGATTTATTAACCGTTAGCGCCCAACTGCGTCGAGATGAGAAGTTGGAGTCTGTAGGTGGTGACCATTATCTGGTTCAATTATCTCAATTGGTGAGTTCTACGGCACACATAGAGTTCCACGCGAGGATCATATTGCAAAAATTCATCCAGCGCAGTTTGATTAAGATTTCTACAGAAATCATCAATGATTCCTATGAAGAATCCACTGATGTTTTTGACCTATTAGATAAAGCAGAATCCAAACTGTATGAAGTCGCGCAAGGAAACATACGCAAGAGTACAGAAACAGCGATGGATCTGGTACGTCAGGCAAAACAGCGTATAGAAGAAATTGCCAAACGTGATGGACTAAGTGGTGTACCTACTGGCTTTAATGATTTGGATAAATTGACCAGTGGCTGGCAGCCCAGTGACCTTGTCATTATCGCGGCACGTCCTGGTATGGGAAAAACGGCTTTTACCTTGTCCATGGCACGTAACATTGCAGTAGGTAGCAACATCCCAGTAGCGTTCTTCTCTCTTGAGATGAGTAGCGTCCAGTTGATCACTCGTTTGATATCTTCAGAAACAGGTCTGTCCTCAGAAAAATTACGTACCGGTAACCTTGAGCCCCATGAATGGGAACAACTCAATGTAAAAGTGAAGGATCTGGAACAGGCACCTATATTTATTGATGACACGCCATCACTTTCCATATTTGACCTGCGTGCTAAATGTAGACGTCTCGCTTCACAGCATGGTATCAAACTCATTATGGTCGATTACCTGCAGTTAATGACTGCACAGACAAATGCAAAAGGTGGTAATCGTGAGCAGGAAATATCAACGATTTCCCGTAACCTTAAGGCACTTGCCAAAGAACTTGAGGTACCCGTCATTGCACTATCCCAATTATCACGTGCGGTAGAGACACGTGGCGGTAGCAAGCGACCGTTACTTTCTGACCTGCGTGAATCTGGAGCGATCGAGCAGGATGCAGATATCGTTTCCTTTATCTACAGACCAGAATATTATGGTCTGGAAGAATGGGACGATGACGACCAGACACCATGTAAAAACCAGGCAGAATTCATAGTGGCAAAACACCGTAATGGTGCGACAGACTCTATCAGGCTCAAGTTCTTGGGTCAATTTGGTAAGTTTGATAACCTTGAAGAGCAATGGGCGATCCCACAAGAGTTTGGTAGCAAAATGAATCAGGCAAATGATGATACTTTTAGGCCAGATACGCCTAACTTTCCTTCGCCTGGTGATGCCTTTGGTGGTCCACAAAGTGACGACGACGACGGCCTGGCGTTCTAG
- a CDS encoding asparagine synthetase B, whose translation MAFLLALSNVSAQYLLIPMDAETQTDHLKAYGISYWLLAKGTKVKWLLNYRGGSFLIPETEEFKKELIIRGVSYEPMSDGEVTSMLELIASPSQNMQEVLLEKAPKIAVYTPTGKAPWDDAVTMVLTYAEIPYEKIYDKEVLADELLLYDWLHLHHEDFTGQYGKFYRNYRTAPWYIEEKQDAEKLAAELGYSKVSEEKRDVALKIRDYVIGGGFMFAMCSATDSFDIALAAEGVDIAETMFDGDPSDANYQSKIDYTKTFAFTDFELERSPMVYEFSSIDMTSKRRIEKERDYFSLMDFSAKWDPIPTMLNQNHTSLVKGFMGQTTSYDRDEVKKNVLVLGENKTNKEARYIHGIRGKGFFTFYGGHDPEDYQHRVGDPKTELSLHPNSPGYRLILNNVLFPAARKKKQKT comes from the coding sequence ATGGCATTTTTATTGGCGCTATCCAACGTTAGCGCGCAATACTTGCTGATTCCTATGGATGCCGAAACACAAACGGACCATCTAAAAGCTTACGGAATTTCCTACTGGCTGCTCGCCAAAGGGACTAAAGTAAAGTGGTTACTCAATTACCGTGGCGGCTCTTTTCTCATCCCAGAAACGGAAGAATTCAAAAAGGAACTGATCATTCGTGGCGTTTCTTATGAACCCATGAGCGATGGTGAGGTTACCTCTATGCTGGAGCTTATCGCCAGCCCATCACAAAACATGCAGGAAGTGTTGCTTGAAAAAGCTCCTAAAATTGCCGTGTACACGCCTACGGGAAAAGCGCCTTGGGACGATGCGGTGACTATGGTTCTCACTTATGCAGAGATTCCTTATGAAAAAATCTACGACAAAGAAGTGCTAGCCGATGAGCTGCTCTTGTACGACTGGTTGCACCTTCACCATGAGGATTTTACTGGTCAATATGGAAAATTTTATCGCAATTACAGGACAGCACCTTGGTACATCGAGGAAAAACAAGACGCTGAAAAGCTAGCTGCAGAATTAGGCTATTCCAAAGTGAGCGAGGAAAAGCGTGATGTGGCTCTCAAAATTAGGGACTATGTGATAGGCGGCGGTTTTATGTTTGCCATGTGTAGCGCTACTGATAGTTTTGACATTGCCCTTGCCGCAGAAGGCGTCGATATAGCAGAGACTATGTTTGATGGTGACCCATCTGATGCTAATTATCAAAGTAAGATTGATTACACCAAAACTTTTGCGTTCACTGATTTTGAATTAGAGCGTTCGCCCATGGTTTATGAGTTTAGCAGCATTGATATGACGAGTAAACGCAGGATTGAAAAAGAGCGCGATTACTTTTCTTTGATGGATTTTAGCGCAAAATGGGATCCTATTCCTACCATGTTGAATCAAAACCATACTAGTCTGGTCAAAGGATTTATGGGTCAAACGACCAGTTATGATAGGGATGAGGTCAAGAAAAATGTATTGGTGCTAGGAGAAAACAAGACCAATAAAGAGGCACGATACATTCATGGCATTAGGGGAAAAGGTTTTTTCACGTTCTATGGCGGCCACGATCCAGAAGATTACCAGCATAGGGTAGGTGACCCAAAAACAGAATTGAGTTTGCATCCCAATTCACCTGGTTACCGATTGATTCTCAACAATGTCTTATTTCCAGCAGCTCGTAAAAAGAAGCAGAAGACTTAA
- a CDS encoding exonuclease domain-containing protein, which translates to MDFNNQVYAVVDVETTGKGLGGNRITEICIVRMKEGEILDKFTSLVNPQQPIPGFITQLTGIDDHMVADAPLFSEIAVDVLRFFEDAIFVAHNVGFDYNVIRNEFRRLDVDFSSKRLCTVRLSRKLLPNKSSYSLGRLCHSLSIPLDNRHRAEGDTDATVILFQRLLSLDDDHEVITEFLKVKSKESTLPPHVPKAHFDQLPSTPGIYLFKDQSHKVIYVGKAINIKKRVLSHFYTKKSKSYLMGQEMHHIDFEETGNEAVALLREADLIRHHYPKFNSAQKKPRNTYQIISYKNQRGVIQLAVAVSKSFDYSVITFYNRAQAVEKLEWMCEEFHLCPRYCSLQLTTGRCTHYKLRNCEGICTHEEEVDYYNEKVLKAIDALQNDKPTFIIKEKGRHPEENCVVLIKDGRYQGYGFVDHDIPVSTIDECESYIKRKTPNYHTHQIINTYLRKNEMRNVVVLDQMTA; encoded by the coding sequence ATGGATTTCAACAATCAAGTGTATGCAGTAGTCGATGTAGAGACTACTGGAAAAGGTTTAGGCGGTAACAGGATCACTGAAATCTGTATCGTGAGAATGAAGGAAGGTGAAATACTGGATAAATTCACGAGCCTGGTAAATCCGCAGCAGCCTATTCCTGGATTTATTACCCAACTAACCGGTATTGATGATCACATGGTGGCAGATGCGCCTTTGTTTTCAGAAATCGCAGTTGATGTGCTTCGGTTTTTTGAAGATGCCATATTTGTTGCCCACAATGTTGGGTTTGACTACAACGTGATACGCAATGAATTCAGGAGGTTGGATGTTGATTTTAGCAGTAAAAGATTATGTACTGTTCGGCTTTCGCGAAAGCTGCTTCCCAACAAATCATCCTACAGTCTAGGAAGATTGTGTCACTCTTTAAGCATCCCGCTAGACAATCGTCACCGCGCAGAAGGCGATACAGATGCCACCGTCATCCTGTTCCAACGATTGTTGTCGCTGGATGATGATCATGAAGTTATCACTGAATTTCTCAAAGTAAAGAGCAAGGAAAGCACCTTGCCACCACATGTACCCAAAGCTCATTTTGATCAGCTGCCGTCCACTCCTGGTATTTATCTTTTTAAAGATCAATCCCATAAAGTCATTTATGTAGGCAAGGCCATCAATATCAAAAAACGCGTGCTATCGCATTTCTATACCAAGAAGAGCAAATCCTATCTCATGGGACAAGAAATGCATCACATTGATTTTGAAGAAACAGGAAATGAGGCCGTGGCCCTTTTGCGAGAAGCAGATTTGATACGCCATCATTACCCTAAATTCAATAGCGCACAGAAAAAACCACGCAACACTTATCAAATTATCTCATACAAAAATCAGCGAGGTGTGATCCAATTAGCCGTTGCGGTTTCAAAATCCTTTGACTATTCTGTCATTACTTTCTACAATCGTGCTCAAGCGGTAGAAAAATTAGAATGGATGTGTGAGGAGTTTCATCTTTGCCCGCGTTATTGCTCGCTGCAACTCACGACCGGTCGCTGTACACATTATAAATTACGCAATTGTGAAGGCATCTGTACCCATGAGGAAGAAGTGGATTATTATAATGAAAAAGTCCTAAAAGCCATTGACGCCTTGCAAAATGACAAGCCAACTTTTATCATCAAAGAAAAAGGACGCCATCCCGAAGAAAATTGTGTGGTGTTAATTAAAGACGGACGCTATCAAGGTTATGGATTTGTGGATCATGATATTCCAGTTTCTACTATTGATGAGTGCGAGTCCTACATTAAACGTAAAACGCCCAATTATCACACCCATCAAATTATCAATACGTATTTAAGAAAAAACGAAATGCGTAATGTGGTTGTGCTGGATCAAATGACGGCTTAA
- a CDS encoding ferritin-like domain-containing protein, whose product METTREAAHQKVHDTTVTQLNQILEKSYDAEKGYKKAIEDTDSTRLKTFFQERAAMRSQFATEIHNELHRLNEEPTTQGSAAGAVHRAWMDIKSAFTSENEEAILEECIRGEKASVNDYKEALEKNDLLAEVKPILEKQLGMIESTLNTVKKLEDIK is encoded by the coding sequence ATGGAAACTACGAGAGAAGCAGCTCACCAAAAAGTACACGATACTACTGTAACGCAGTTGAATCAAATTTTGGAAAAGAGTTATGATGCAGAAAAAGGATATAAGAAAGCTATTGAAGACACTGATTCTACAAGACTAAAAACTTTCTTTCAAGAGCGCGCGGCAATGAGAAGCCAGTTTGCGACAGAGATTCATAACGAATTGCACAGACTTAATGAAGAGCCAACCACTCAAGGATCTGCAGCAGGAGCTGTACACAGAGCTTGGATGGATATTAAAAGCGCTTTCACTTCAGAGAATGAAGAAGCTATTCTGGAAGAATGTATAAGAGGTGAAAAAGCTAGTGTAAATGATTACAAAGAAGCTTTGGAAAAAAATGATTTATTGGCCGAAGTAAAACCAATCTTGGAGAAACAATTAGGAATGATTGAAAGTACCTTGAATACGGTCAAAAAATTAGAAGACATCAAGTAA